From one Micromonospora siamensis genomic stretch:
- a CDS encoding metal-sulfur cluster assembly factor, whose product MSSEETATTPQGGAVATDGAATPATEGTAAPGGKAAVADIEEAMKDVVDPELGINVVDLGLVYGVHVGEDNVATLDMTLTSAACPLTDVIEDQARQALTTGPGGGLVDDIRINWVWLPPWGPDKITDEGRDQLRSLGFNV is encoded by the coding sequence ATGAGCAGCGAAGAGACCGCCACCACGCCGCAGGGCGGCGCCGTGGCGACCGACGGCGCGGCGACGCCGGCCACCGAGGGCACGGCCGCCCCGGGCGGCAAGGCCGCCGTCGCCGACATCGAGGAGGCGATGAAGGACGTCGTCGACCCGGAGCTCGGCATCAACGTGGTCGACCTCGGTCTGGTGTACGGCGTGCACGTCGGCGAGGACAACGTCGCCACCCTGGACATGACGCTCACGTCGGCGGCCTGCCCGCTGACCGACGTGATCGAGGACCAGGCCCGGCAGGCGCTGACCACCGGCCCGGGTGGCGGGCTGGTCGACGACATCCGGATCAACTGGGTGTGGCTCCCGCCGTGGGGGCCGGACAAGATCACCGACGAGGGGCGGGACCAGCTCCGCTCGCTCGGCTTCAACGTCTGA
- the sufU gene encoding Fe-S cluster assembly sulfur transfer protein SufU codes for MQLESLYQEIILDHYKHPHGRGLRDAEDPADRVAEAHHVNPTCGDEITVRVTTDGKVFTDISYDGMGCSISQASASVLHELLRGRAADDAAVVHEAFVELMSGRGQVTPDEDVLGDGVAFAGVARYPARVKCALLSWMAFKDAAARAGVGVSPEVKA; via the coding sequence ATGCAGCTTGAGTCTCTTTACCAGGAGATCATCCTGGACCACTACAAGCACCCGCACGGCCGTGGCCTGCGTGACGCCGAGGACCCGGCCGACCGGGTCGCCGAGGCGCACCACGTCAACCCGACCTGCGGGGACGAGATCACCGTACGCGTGACCACCGACGGCAAGGTGTTCACCGACATCTCGTACGACGGGATGGGCTGCTCGATCAGCCAGGCCTCGGCGAGCGTGCTGCACGAGCTGCTGCGCGGCCGCGCCGCGGACGACGCGGCGGTGGTGCACGAGGCGTTCGTCGAGTTGATGTCCGGGCGTGGCCAGGTCACGCCGGACGAGGACGTGCTCGGAGACGGGGTGGCGTTCGCGGGAGTCGCGCGCTACCCCGCCCGGGTCAAGTGCGCGCTGCTGTCGTGGATGGCGTTCAAGGACGCCGCGGCACGCGCCGGGGTGGGCGTGAGCCCGGAGGTGAAGGCATGA
- a CDS encoding cysteine desulfurase — translation MTSLTIPAGMPQYDDVPRFDVARVRADFPILDREVNGYPLVYLDSANTSHKPRQVLDVLAEHYAAHNANVSRSVHTLGTEATEAFEGARAKVAAFVNAPSVDEVVFTKNSTEAINIVAYAFSNASLRADADPRFRLGPGDEIVISEMEHHSNIVPWQLLAERTGATLRWFPLTEQGRLDESGLTELVTERTKIVSLVHVSNILGTVNATSRITQRVREVGALLLLDCSQSVPHMPIDVVDLDADFIVFTGHKMCAPTGIGVLWGRGELLAAMPPVYGGGSMIETVTMARTTFAAPPARFEAGTPPIAEAVALGAAVDYLTGVGMRAIQWHEKELTAYALDALATVPGLRVFGPTVPVGRGGTISFALGDVHPHDVGQVLDSLGVQVRVGHHCAKPVCSRFGVPAMTRASFYLYTTTAEIDALVVGLEQARKVFE, via the coding sequence ATGACCTCCCTGACCATCCCGGCGGGCATGCCGCAGTACGACGACGTGCCCCGCTTCGACGTGGCACGGGTGCGGGCCGACTTCCCGATCCTGGACCGGGAGGTCAACGGGTACCCGCTGGTCTATCTCGACAGCGCGAACACCTCGCACAAGCCGCGTCAGGTGCTCGACGTGCTCGCCGAGCACTACGCGGCGCACAACGCCAACGTGTCGCGCTCGGTGCACACGCTGGGCACCGAGGCGACCGAGGCGTTCGAGGGCGCCCGGGCCAAGGTGGCGGCGTTCGTCAACGCGCCGAGCGTGGACGAGGTGGTGTTCACCAAGAACTCCACCGAGGCGATCAACATCGTGGCGTACGCGTTCTCCAACGCCTCGCTGCGCGCGGACGCCGACCCCCGGTTCCGGCTGGGCCCCGGCGACGAGATCGTGATCTCCGAGATGGAGCACCACTCGAACATCGTCCCGTGGCAGCTGCTGGCGGAGCGGACCGGCGCGACCCTGCGCTGGTTCCCGCTGACCGAGCAGGGCCGGCTCGACGAGTCGGGGCTGACGGAGCTGGTCACCGAGCGGACGAAGATCGTCTCGCTGGTGCACGTCTCCAACATCCTCGGCACGGTCAACGCCACCTCGCGGATCACCCAGCGGGTCCGTGAGGTGGGCGCCCTGCTGCTGCTGGACTGCTCGCAGTCGGTGCCGCACATGCCGATCGACGTGGTCGACCTCGACGCCGACTTCATCGTCTTCACCGGGCACAAGATGTGCGCTCCGACCGGCATCGGCGTGCTCTGGGGCCGGGGCGAGCTGCTCGCCGCGATGCCCCCGGTGTACGGCGGCGGCTCGATGATCGAGACGGTGACGATGGCGCGGACGACGTTCGCCGCGCCGCCGGCCCGGTTCGAGGCGGGCACCCCGCCGATCGCCGAGGCGGTCGCGCTGGGCGCGGCGGTGGACTACCTCACCGGGGTGGGGATGCGCGCGATCCAGTGGCACGAGAAGGAACTGACGGCGTACGCGCTGGACGCCCTCGCCACCGTGCCGGGGCTGCGGGTCTTCGGCCCGACCGTGCCGGTGGGCCGGGGCGGCACGATCTCGTTCGCGCTCGGCGACGTCCACCCGCACGACGTCGGGCAGGTCCTCGACTCGCTCGGCGTGCAGGTGCGGGTCGGTCACCACTGCGCCAAGCCGGTGTGCAGCCGGTTCGGCGTACCGGCCATGACGCGAGCGTCGTTCTACCTGTACACCACCACCGCGGAGATCGACGCCCTGGTGGTGGGTCTGGAGCAGGCGCGGAAGGTGTTCGAATGA
- the sufC gene encoding Fe-S cluster assembly ATPase SufC: MSTLEIRDLKVSVKLPEGELKPILAGVDLTVRSGETHAIMGPNGSGKSTLAYSIAGHPKYEITGGSVTLDGEDVLAMSVDERARAGLFLAMQYPVEVPGVSVANFLRTAKTAIDGEAPKLRTWGGELRAAMEKLQMDPAFAQRNVNEGFSGGEKKRHEIMQLELLKPKIAVLDETDSGLDVDALRVVSEGVNRVRGAGDTGLLLITHYTRILRYIKPDFVHVFVAGRIVEQGGPELADKLEAEGYERYVAGAGSARA; this comes from the coding sequence ATGAGCACCCTGGAGATCCGCGACCTGAAGGTGTCGGTCAAGCTGCCCGAGGGTGAGCTCAAGCCGATCCTGGCCGGCGTCGACCTGACCGTGCGGTCGGGGGAGACCCACGCGATCATGGGCCCGAACGGCTCCGGCAAGTCGACCCTGGCGTACTCGATCGCCGGTCACCCCAAGTACGAGATCACCGGCGGCTCGGTGACCCTCGACGGCGAGGACGTGCTGGCCATGTCCGTCGACGAGCGGGCCCGCGCCGGCCTCTTCCTGGCCATGCAGTACCCGGTCGAGGTCCCCGGCGTCTCGGTGGCCAACTTCCTGCGTACCGCGAAGACCGCCATCGACGGCGAGGCGCCGAAGCTGCGCACGTGGGGTGGCGAGCTGCGCGCCGCCATGGAGAAGCTCCAGATGGACCCGGCGTTCGCCCAGCGCAACGTCAACGAGGGCTTCTCCGGCGGTGAGAAGAAGCGGCACGAGATCATGCAGTTGGAGCTGCTCAAGCCGAAGATCGCCGTCCTCGACGAGACCGACTCCGGCCTCGACGTCGACGCGCTGCGCGTGGTCAGCGAGGGCGTCAACCGGGTCCGTGGCGCCGGTGACACCGGCCTGCTGCTGATCACCCACTACACCCGGATCCTGCGCTACATCAAGCCGGACTTCGTGCACGTCTTCGTCGCCGGCCGGATCGTCGAGCAGGGCGGCCCGGAGCTGGCCGACAAGCTCGAGGCCGAGGGCTACGAGCGGTACGTCGCCGGGGCCGGTTCGGCGCGGGCCTGA
- a CDS encoding non-heme iron oxygenase ferredoxin subunit yields MIRICSTEDVPKGTVIRAEVDGVALALVHGEDGGFYAVYDECSHAAVALSEGEVEGCTLECWLHGSRFDLRTGEPTGLPATEPVPVYPVEVRDGDIYVSLTPSNGVTR; encoded by the coding sequence ATGATCCGGATCTGCTCCACCGAGGACGTGCCGAAGGGCACCGTGATCCGGGCCGAGGTCGACGGCGTCGCGCTGGCGTTGGTACACGGCGAGGACGGCGGGTTCTACGCCGTCTACGACGAGTGCTCGCACGCCGCCGTGGCCCTCTCCGAGGGCGAGGTCGAGGGCTGCACGCTGGAATGCTGGCTGCACGGATCCCGTTTCGACCTGAGGACGGGTGAGCCCACCGGGCTGCCCGCCACCGAACCCGTACCCGTCTATCCCGTCGAAGTTCGCGACGGCGACATCTACGTCAGTCTGACGCCGAGCAATGGAGTGACCCGCTGA
- the sufD gene encoding Fe-S cluster assembly protein SufD, translating into MTTQASAPPSTKSQALRSYDVADFPALTGLEEEWRFTPIKRLRGLTDDAPVTTGAVRHEYGDLPEGVTVSRIGKDDPRIGSVLTPVDRVSALAHGAADGALLVEVARDAVVAAPVTLRVVGDGADAVAFGHTFVAVGRFAEVTLVLEHVGSATLADNVEVEVADGAKLTLVTVADWAADAVQAQHLKVKLGRDAKVSHIQVSLGGDLVRQNTTVEYTGRGGEAELYGLYFADGGQHLEHRQLVDHNVPDCRSYVGYRGALQGDEAHTVWVGDVLIRAEATGTDTYEINRNLLLSDGARADSVPNLEIETGEIAGAGHASATGRFDDEQLFYLMARGIPEGEARRLVVRGFFAEQINKIPVEELRERLGDAIEARLAKAGA; encoded by the coding sequence ATGACTACCCAGGCTTCCGCGCCGCCCAGCACCAAGTCGCAGGCGCTCCGCTCGTACGACGTCGCCGACTTCCCGGCCCTCACCGGCCTGGAGGAGGAGTGGCGGTTCACCCCGATCAAGCGCCTGCGCGGCCTCACGGACGACGCCCCGGTGACGACCGGCGCGGTCCGGCACGAGTACGGCGACCTGCCCGAGGGCGTGACCGTGTCGCGCATCGGGAAGGACGACCCGCGGATCGGCAGCGTGCTCACCCCGGTCGACCGGGTCAGCGCGCTCGCCCACGGCGCGGCCGACGGGGCGCTGCTGGTCGAGGTGGCCCGGGACGCCGTGGTGGCGGCCCCGGTGACCCTGCGGGTGGTCGGCGACGGCGCCGACGCGGTGGCCTTCGGGCACACCTTCGTCGCGGTGGGCCGGTTCGCCGAGGTGACCCTGGTGCTGGAGCACGTCGGCTCGGCCACGCTGGCCGACAATGTCGAGGTCGAGGTGGCCGACGGCGCGAAGCTGACCCTGGTCACCGTGGCCGACTGGGCGGCCGACGCGGTGCAGGCCCAGCACCTGAAGGTCAAGCTGGGGCGCGACGCGAAGGTCAGCCACATCCAGGTCAGCCTGGGCGGCGACCTGGTCCGGCAGAACACGACCGTGGAGTACACCGGCCGCGGTGGCGAGGCCGAGCTGTACGGCCTCTACTTCGCCGACGGCGGCCAGCACCTGGAGCACCGGCAGCTGGTCGACCACAACGTGCCGGACTGCCGCAGCTACGTCGGCTACCGGGGCGCACTCCAGGGCGACGAGGCGCACACCGTCTGGGTGGGCGACGTGCTGATCCGGGCCGAGGCGACCGGCACCGACACGTACGAGATCAACCGGAACCTGCTGCTCTCCGACGGCGCCCGGGCGGACTCGGTGCCCAACCTGGAGATCGAGACCGGCGAGATCGCCGGCGCCGGCCACGCCAGCGCGACCGGCCGCTTCGACGACGAGCAGCTGTTCTACCTGATGGCCCGGGGCATCCCGGAGGGCGAGGCCCGCCGCCTGGTGGTCCGCGGCTTCTTCGCCGAGCAGATCAACAAGATCCCGGTCGAGGAGCTGCGCGAGCGGCTCGGCGACGCGATCGAGGCCCGCCTGGCGAAGGCCGGCGCCTGA
- the sufB gene encoding Fe-S cluster assembly protein SufB produces the protein MTEQIVQPLTQEEQLAALGRYEYGWSDPDVAGAVAQRGLSEAVVRDISAKKNEPAWMLDLRLKGLRLFGRKPMPAWGADLTGIDFDNIKYFVRSTEKQATSWEDLPEDIKNTYDRLGIPEAEKQRLVAGVAAQYESEVVYHKIREDLEEQGVVFLDTDTALKEHEDIFKEYFGTVIPVGDNKFAALNTSVWSGGSFIYVPKGVHVEIPLQAYFRINTENMGQFERTLIIVDEGAYVHYVEGCTAPLYSSDSLHSAVVEIVVKKNARCRYTTIQNWSNNVYNLVTKRAVCHEGATMEWVDGNIGSKVTMKYPAVYMTGEHAKGEVLSVAMAGEGQHQDAGAKMVHAAPHTSSTIVSKSIARGGGRTSYRGLVQVLEGSHHSRSTVKCDALLVDTISRSDTYPYVDIREDDVSMGHEATVSKISDDQLFYLMSRGLSEDEAMAMIVRGFIEPIAKELPMEYALELNRLIELQMEGAVG, from the coding sequence ATGACCGAGCAGATCGTCCAGCCCCTGACCCAGGAGGAGCAGCTCGCCGCCCTCGGTCGCTACGAGTACGGCTGGTCCGACCCCGACGTCGCCGGGGCGGTCGCCCAGCGCGGCCTCAGCGAGGCGGTGGTGCGGGACATCTCGGCGAAGAAGAACGAGCCGGCCTGGATGCTCGACCTGCGCCTGAAGGGCCTGCGGCTGTTCGGTCGCAAGCCGATGCCGGCCTGGGGCGCCGACCTCACCGGGATCGACTTCGACAACATCAAGTACTTCGTGCGGTCCACCGAGAAGCAGGCCACCAGCTGGGAGGACCTGCCGGAGGACATCAAGAACACCTACGACCGGCTGGGCATCCCCGAGGCGGAGAAGCAGCGGCTGGTCGCCGGTGTCGCGGCGCAGTACGAGTCCGAGGTCGTCTACCACAAGATCCGTGAGGACCTCGAGGAGCAGGGCGTCGTCTTCCTCGACACCGACACCGCCCTCAAGGAGCACGAGGACATCTTCAAGGAGTACTTCGGCACGGTGATCCCGGTCGGCGACAACAAGTTCGCCGCGCTGAACACCTCCGTGTGGTCCGGTGGCTCGTTCATCTACGTGCCGAAGGGCGTGCACGTGGAGATCCCGCTCCAGGCGTACTTCCGGATCAACACCGAGAACATGGGCCAGTTCGAGCGGACGCTGATCATCGTCGACGAGGGCGCGTACGTGCACTACGTCGAGGGCTGCACCGCGCCGCTCTACTCCTCCGACTCGCTGCACAGCGCGGTGGTGGAGATCGTGGTCAAGAAGAACGCCCGTTGCCGCTACACGACCATCCAGAACTGGTCGAACAACGTCTACAACCTGGTCACCAAGCGCGCCGTCTGCCACGAGGGCGCGACCATGGAGTGGGTCGACGGCAACATCGGTTCCAAGGTCACCATGAAGTACCCGGCGGTCTACATGACCGGTGAGCACGCCAAGGGCGAGGTGCTCTCGGTGGCCATGGCGGGCGAGGGCCAGCACCAGGACGCCGGCGCCAAGATGGTGCACGCCGCGCCGCACACCTCCTCGACGATCGTCAGCAAGTCGATCGCCCGGGGCGGCGGCCGCACGTCCTACCGTGGCCTGGTGCAGGTGCTGGAGGGCTCGCACCACAGCCGCAGCACGGTCAAGTGCGACGCGCTGCTGGTCGACACCATCTCCCGCTCGGACACCTACCCCTACGTCGACATCCGTGAGGACGACGTGTCGATGGGGCACGAGGCGACCGTCTCCAAGATCAGCGACGACCAGCTCTTCTACCTGATGAGCCGGGGCCTGAGCGAGGACGAGGCGATGGCGATGATCGTGCGTGGCTTCATCGAGCCGATCGCCAAGGAGCTCCCCATGGAATACGCCCTGGAGCTCAACCGCCTGATCGAGCTGCAGATGGAGGGCGCGGTCGGCTGA
- a CDS encoding helix-turn-helix transcriptional regulator, with amino-acid sequence MKNAAALSEQQPVTDPVTGGAGAAAADLSTRDRVTQLLLEQGATTAAQLGSALGLSPAAIRRHLDAMLADGDVLAREQTVRGSRGRGRPAKVFLLTDAARVRCGTHHYDNMATAALRWIARTGGPQAVEKFAAEQVAALEARCRAAMEDADDSPMARAEALAGALTSEGYAANASTIASGGQLCQHHCPVAHVAAEFPQLCEAETAVISRLVGTHVQRLATIAHGDGVCTTHIPAQPRAQSGNTVTTVRTDR; translated from the coding sequence GTGAAAAACGCGGCGGCGCTCTCCGAGCAGCAGCCGGTGACCGATCCGGTCACCGGTGGCGCCGGCGCGGCGGCTGCCGACCTCTCCACCCGCGATCGGGTGACCCAGCTGCTGCTGGAGCAGGGGGCGACCACCGCCGCCCAGCTCGGCTCGGCGCTGGGGCTCAGCCCGGCGGCCATCCGCCGGCACCTCGACGCGATGCTCGCCGACGGCGACGTGCTGGCCCGGGAGCAGACCGTGCGGGGCAGCCGCGGGCGCGGCCGACCGGCCAAGGTCTTCCTGCTGACCGACGCCGCGCGGGTCCGCTGCGGCACCCACCACTACGACAACATGGCCACCGCCGCGCTGCGGTGGATCGCCCGCACCGGGGGGCCGCAGGCGGTGGAGAAGTTCGCCGCCGAGCAGGTCGCCGCCCTGGAGGCCCGCTGCCGGGCCGCCATGGAGGACGCGGACGACTCGCCGATGGCCCGGGCGGAGGCACTCGCCGGTGCCCTCACCAGCGAGGGCTACGCTGCCAACGCGTCCACGATCGCCTCCGGCGGCCAGCTCTGCCAGCACCACTGCCCGGTGGCGCACGTGGCCGCCGAGTTCCCCCAGCTGTGCGAGGCCGAGACGGCGGTCATCTCCCGTCTGGTCGGCACCCACGTGCAGCGCCTGGCCACCATCGCGCACGGCGACGGGGTGTGCACCACGCACATCCCGGCCCAGCCGCGTGCCCAGTCCGGTAACACCGTCACCACTGTGAGGACAGATAGATGA
- a CDS encoding COX15/CtaA family protein — MRRIRCVKRSVRFPVPATMLRRLALASIIANVAIVVTGGAVRLTASGLGCPTWPRCTDASYVTTAEMGVHGVIEFGNRLLTFAVGLIALATVLAVLAQPRRRKGLLGLALAVFLGIPAQAVIGGITVLTNLNPWVVGLHFLASMVVIAAAYALWKRSGEPDGPTVAVVPAPLRALALLTTVVSAAVLVVGTWVTGSGPHAGDQGAARNGLAPEAISQVHADGVFLLIGLSVALVFAFRAVGAAGAARAALVLVAVELGQGVIGFVQYFTHLPAVLVGAHMLGSCLVLLATLSVLWATRERRPAPVEAQAAPAAEPVTAAV, encoded by the coding sequence GTGCGTAGGATTCGCTGCGTGAAGCGATCCGTCCGGTTCCCGGTCCCCGCCACCATGCTGCGCCGCCTGGCACTCGCCTCGATCATCGCCAACGTCGCGATCGTGGTCACCGGCGGGGCCGTCCGGCTCACCGCGTCCGGCCTGGGCTGCCCGACGTGGCCCCGGTGTACCGACGCGTCGTACGTCACCACCGCCGAGATGGGCGTGCACGGGGTGATCGAGTTCGGCAACCGCCTGCTCACCTTCGCCGTCGGGCTGATCGCCCTGGCCACCGTGCTGGCCGTGCTGGCCCAGCCACGGCGGCGCAAGGGCCTGCTCGGGCTGGCCCTCGCGGTATTCCTCGGCATCCCGGCGCAGGCGGTGATCGGCGGAATCACCGTGCTGACCAACCTCAACCCCTGGGTGGTCGGGCTGCACTTCCTCGCCTCGATGGTGGTCATCGCCGCCGCGTACGCGCTGTGGAAGCGCTCCGGCGAGCCGGACGGGCCGACGGTGGCCGTGGTGCCGGCGCCGCTGCGCGCCCTGGCCCTGCTCACCACGGTGGTCAGTGCGGCGGTGCTGGTCGTCGGGACCTGGGTGACCGGCAGCGGCCCGCACGCCGGCGACCAGGGCGCCGCCCGCAACGGGCTGGCTCCGGAGGCGATCTCACAGGTCCACGCGGACGGGGTGTTCCTGCTGATCGGCCTCTCGGTGGCGCTGGTCTTCGCCTTCCGCGCGGTGGGCGCGGCCGGTGCCGCCCGCGCGGCGCTGGTGCTGGTCGCGGTGGAGCTCGGCCAGGGCGTGATCGGGTTCGTGCAGTACTTCACCCACCTGCCCGCGGTCCTGGTCGGGGCGCACATGCTCGGCTCGTGCCTGGTGCTGCTGGCGACCCTGTCGGTCCTGTGGGCCACCCGGGAACGGCGTCCCGCGCCGGTCGAGGCGCAGGCCGCGCCGGCCGCCGAGCCGGTCACCGCCGCCGTCTGA
- a CDS encoding right-handed parallel beta-helix repeat-containing protein, which yields MSSRGLSTAVPQRLTPVAGAPLWCDARDHGLKGDGVTNDQPALSALVDRLGDGYAADGRARVIWCPPGIYSIRDAGTVWRSGVSLIGAGPAATRFLLSNEGNRAEPVPLAYWTVVQHGAGRERHIADCTFADFEIDGSGVGQVEYCYLAKGLGIQYMVRGVFRNLYIHHTGASGLGCDFLQDSLIHGVVAVGCGRLDNGEQMGGAGIGIGVGGWGEVERLTIANCTTVGNGTNGIFLELQKPWWTPPRGYRIVGCHSQDNRFGISDWGTDGLIVSACTLTDNLEAGFDVSANGTAGVAGRGGLLTDCVVDRNVGDGISMGDSPGPYTIRGNRISRNGGHGYHEHTLGVRPGHGFGGAAADVVLDGNEIWENGLDGIRVDRPMTDATIVNNRIRNNGRRCAPAAGGAGESVRYGHRGMVDSSATWTRDGHRGKVVQVGSRAAVIAGNTDSELNLAPVRPDASTGWNEDTPPPGARYDLPAPPSVRAGIVVAAAFDSATVRGNRIWDHRDDQTQTYGLWVTERGSCLSCRVEDNDFVGNAEGAVRLDTPPVGGHWQRNHQEDG from the coding sequence GTGTCGAGCAGGGGTTTGTCCACCGCCGTCCCGCAACGCCTCACCCCTGTCGCCGGGGCCCCGTTGTGGTGCGACGCGCGGGATCACGGCCTCAAGGGCGACGGCGTCACCAACGACCAGCCGGCGCTGTCGGCGCTGGTCGACCGGCTCGGCGACGGGTACGCGGCGGACGGCCGGGCCCGGGTGATCTGGTGCCCACCGGGCATCTACTCGATCCGTGACGCGGGCACGGTGTGGCGCAGCGGCGTGTCGCTGATCGGCGCCGGCCCGGCCGCCACCCGGTTCCTGCTCAGCAACGAGGGCAACCGGGCCGAACCGGTGCCGCTGGCCTACTGGACCGTCGTGCAGCACGGCGCCGGTCGGGAACGGCACATCGCCGACTGCACCTTCGCCGACTTCGAGATCGACGGCTCCGGGGTGGGCCAGGTCGAGTACTGCTACCTCGCCAAGGGGCTCGGCATCCAGTACATGGTCCGGGGCGTGTTCCGGAACCTCTACATCCACCACACCGGCGCCAGCGGCCTGGGCTGCGACTTCCTCCAGGACAGCCTGATCCACGGCGTGGTGGCCGTCGGCTGCGGGCGGCTGGACAACGGCGAGCAGATGGGCGGCGCCGGGATCGGCATCGGCGTGGGCGGCTGGGGCGAGGTGGAACGGCTCACCATCGCCAACTGCACCACCGTCGGCAACGGCACCAACGGGATCTTCCTGGAGCTCCAGAAGCCCTGGTGGACCCCGCCGCGCGGCTACCGCATCGTGGGCTGCCACAGCCAGGACAACCGGTTCGGCATCTCCGACTGGGGCACCGACGGGCTGATCGTCTCGGCCTGCACGTTGACCGACAACCTGGAGGCCGGCTTCGACGTCTCGGCCAACGGCACCGCCGGGGTGGCCGGGCGCGGCGGGCTGCTGACCGACTGCGTCGTCGACCGGAACGTCGGCGACGGGATCAGCATGGGCGACTCCCCCGGGCCGTACACCATCCGGGGGAACCGGATCAGCCGTAACGGCGGCCACGGCTACCACGAACACACCCTGGGCGTACGGCCCGGGCACGGGTTCGGCGGCGCCGCCGCGGACGTGGTGCTCGACGGCAACGAGATCTGGGAGAACGGCCTGGACGGCATCCGCGTCGACCGGCCGATGACCGACGCCACGATCGTCAACAACCGGATCCGCAACAACGGCCGCCGCTGCGCCCCGGCCGCCGGCGGCGCCGGGGAGTCGGTGCGCTACGGCCACCGCGGGATGGTGGACAGCAGCGCCACCTGGACCCGGGACGGACACCGCGGCAAGGTCGTCCAGGTCGGCTCACGGGCGGCCGTGATCGCCGGCAACACCGACAGCGAGCTGAACCTCGCCCCGGTACGGCCGGACGCCTCCACCGGCTGGAACGAGGACACCCCGCCACCCGGTGCCCGCTACGACCTCCCGGCGCCGCCGTCGGTACGGGCCGGGATCGTCGTCGCCGCCGCCTTCGACTCCGCCACGGTGCGGGGCAACCGGATCTGGGACCACCGGGACGACCAGACCCAGACCTACGGGCTGTGGGTCACCGAGCGGGGCAGCTGCCTGTCCTGCCGGGTGGAGGACAACGACTTCGTGGGCAACGCCGAGGGCGCCGTCCGGTTGGACACCCCGCCGGTGGGCGGGCACTGGCAGCGCAACCACCAGGAGGACGGCTGA
- a CDS encoding ATP-grasp domain-containing protein, with protein MTDHHHQSTRGEPRVALVTCTDLADLDPDDRLVLGPLADRGVAAEPAVWDDPGVDWAGYDLVVLRSPWDYALRRDEFVAWAATVPTLVNPADVVRWNTDKRYLGELSAAGAPVVPTSWVTPGQSWQLPADRGEYVIKPAVSAGSQDTGRYDLADPGHRELAAAHVRRLSAAGRVTMVQPYLDAVDTAGETALLFLAGPGGLAFSHAIRKGPMLDGPDLGVEGLYKAEEISPRAATPEQLAVAGRVLAAVPGGRERLLYARVDLIPGADGTPLLVELELTEPSLFIGYADGAPDRLAEAIVDRLRATRG; from the coding sequence TTGACCGACCACCACCACCAGTCGACCCGGGGGGAACCCCGGGTCGCTCTCGTCACCTGCACCGACCTGGCCGACCTCGACCCGGACGACCGCCTGGTGCTCGGCCCGCTGGCCGATCGGGGCGTCGCCGCCGAGCCGGCCGTCTGGGACGACCCGGGCGTGGACTGGGCCGGCTACGACCTGGTCGTGCTCCGCTCCCCGTGGGACTACGCGCTGCGCCGCGACGAGTTCGTCGCCTGGGCGGCCACCGTGCCGACCCTGGTCAACCCGGCCGACGTGGTGCGCTGGAACACCGACAAGCGCTACCTGGGCGAGCTGTCGGCGGCCGGGGCGCCGGTCGTACCGACGTCCTGGGTGACGCCGGGGCAGAGCTGGCAGCTCCCCGCCGACCGCGGCGAGTACGTGATCAAGCCCGCGGTCAGCGCCGGCAGCCAGGACACCGGCCGATACGACCTGGCCGATCCGGGGCACCGGGAGCTGGCCGCCGCGCACGTGCGGCGACTCTCGGCCGCCGGCCGGGTCACCATGGTCCAGCCGTACCTCGACGCGGTGGACACGGCCGGGGAGACCGCGCTGCTCTTCCTCGCCGGGCCGGGTGGGCTGGCCTTCAGCCACGCCATCCGCAAGGGCCCGATGCTGGACGGCCCGGACCTCGGCGTCGAGGGGCTCTACAAGGCCGAGGAGATCAGCCCGCGGGCCGCGACGCCGGAGCAGCTGGCCGTGGCCGGGCGGGTCCTCGCGGCGGTGCCGGGCGGCCGGGAACGGCTGCTCTACGCCCGGGTCGACCTGATTCCCGGCGCGGACGGCACGCCCCTCCTGGTGGAGCTGGAGCTGACCGAGCCGAGCCTGTTCATCGGGTACGCCGACGGTGCCCCCGACCGGCTCGCCGAGGCCATCGTCGACCGGCTGCGGGCCACGCGCGGCTGA